The region gtcgTATTCACTATAAGaagaggagaggcagcggcaattGCGTGCCCAAAGGGACCGACGTGGCTCATTAAATCCAAGAAGAATGGACGACGACACAGGCCCATCAACAGCGCCCACACAATCACCAGGCCCAGCAACAGCATAGACATAGTCACCCGACCCAACACTTCAACCGACGACATCCACAGCACAACCTTTTCAGATGATACCAGGTGCatatcctagcccttttatgtatcctaactcttatatgtttcctttttctagtcctatggcaggttggagtccATGGCCTGGTTCATCTCCATTTTCGATTACGCCGAGTGGAACGCCGATCTATATGCCACCGTCGCACGAGGGATCGCACGAGGGGCCGTCgaggagctcttctttttaccaatccccgtCAActtatgggtttcaaacaccttCGCTATcgatgatgcaaacacctccacagtcactattttatcaaggtgggtcatcctccTAACACCGACAACCAGATCCCCTACCGGAGGAACCAGAATCCCCCTCGGAGCAGCCACAACCCCCGCTGGAAGCTGGACAAAAAatgaatccagcgcgtaaccgtcgacaaccgccatgtggcactgaatctgGCGGGCACagagattgatttttattttaatatatttgtacaaacattttgaatattgATGCCTATtacatgtaataaaatagaatttttttatattatttcatgtaataaaataaaaaattacttttatagttttaataaaatagaaattcttttaaataagacaatattttgaatatttctatattatttcattttataaaataaaacgttgttttgaataaagtaattgtaatttactttaatatttttaataaaatagaaattcttttaaataaggcaatattttgaatatttctatattatttcatataaataatacaatataGTTTTTTACAATAACGTTCAACTATTGTGATTTGGATATGAtctacttgtatggcctgggttcctacaccatctgcacaacttctgttgattgGCTGTTTCtcagatatccatattgttacgtattctagtggAGCAaagtcgaccctttggtttgtgacgcaattctctatctattcactcatcttcaatttctatcattCTTAGCCTATCTAAATTttttgctgtaacttatgcaatctgagaaaaaaatttggctcatttatagcctcaggCCAAATAGGAACTACGGTAGCAAAAGAGCGTCACGTGGGAGCttatttcagtacttttgctgacaaagcatcttgcttaaagcgtttttggcactatttgctcagaaacgtcttcTCGAAATTATTGTTTCAGGAACTATTGTAGCAAAAGagcatccacgtgggagcttctttcagaacttttgctgacaatgcaccctgcttaaagcgtttttgtcactatttgctcagaaatgtcttctcaaaattattttttcagtaactactgtagcaaaaaagcgtccacgtgggagcttttttaaattaacaaataatttaattaagtaaccctaaacccttaaaccttaatttatttgagtttttccttaaaacccctaaaccctaatctaattttttttttaaaatttataattaatttactcaagtaaccctaagccctaatttatttaattttttcttaaaaacccttaacactaaaccctaatctaattttttaaaatttataattaatttactcaagtaaccctaaactctaatttaattaattttttccttaaaaccataaacacgaaaccctaatctaattttgaaatttttataattaatttaattaagaaaccctaatcccttatttatttaattttttctttaaaatccaaaatccaaaaccctaaccctaacgcAGAGACACAGGGAAAACGCTTCCTTGTGGAATTTTTTTCCTGCTTTGTCACCTGacaacgcgctgacgtggatgcgtTTTCGGGGAAATAGGCTCATTCcggtaattaattttttacttggcccattttagtaattttaaaaaaaggactGTTATTGGTATTTTGcccttaaatttatatgtacCAAAGTGAATTTTTTAACATGATGAAAAATAAGTAATTTATAGTTTAATATACATGAGAGAGATTCACTTATACagttgtaaaaatattttagttttacttccttttgtatttttttgtacgattaatattttagcaATTCAGCCGTTACattttatatttctttcataTAGATAATGCATGTCAAATTTgacgtaaattgaaaatttttaattatttatgttatataaaaaaacttttaactgttcagtaaatattaataatttaatattttagattaatataatAGATATATCAAATTgattcaaaaatttatataaaaaacaaatataattatattgataaatttaataattaaattattaaaatattaatcatataaaaatatggaaaggtgtgaaattactttatttttaaacatatatattcatGTTTTTATCATGTGTgtcggttttttttttttctttttgagtttcGATGGTTAGGAccagattttatttatttatttatatttgtataaaattgaGTGATTAGAAAGCAGCCAGCAATTAGACTTTTCAGTTACGTCACCACGTTTTCCAAACATTTCTATACATGTGATTCATAACAAAGTTACAACGTAtctcttattttcaagaaaaagaaaaaagttactACTTATCTTATTCATCACATGTTAATATTATTCGGCGTTTTTTGAACTACAGAAACTCaacaaccaaattaaaataatgactcggtttttcaccaaaaaattttaaaaaataatgactcggtttctttttttatcaatttaatttttaattaaaattgattattaatgttttaaaaatagttaaatcatttttcaacgaaaatgttgattaaaatattattttttaaaataatattagtgtGACAATCGATGTAACCATTCACGTATATttcatattaataataaataatttaaaaatcataaaaatattaaaaatttaaaagcatataaaaattttataaaataaaaaaaacataaaatgcaCATTGATAGTCACATTAACTGTTATGTTTAAAAGtttactattttaattaattttttcactaaaaaatagttcattttttttaaaaaagttaatagttaaattcaaaattttataaagttgaacactaaatttaatttttttttaaataaaaaccaaattgacattaaagaataaaattattattatgtcttTATTTAAAGGCAAAGCGTATAAACATCTGTTTACTATGTTCATTATCCCTCTAAATACAAGTGACCTGCTTAATCCATTTGACATTAAGATAGACCTCATCCCTTCAATTAACCCTATTtgagctaaattgtaaaatttaaagttaCGGTATAAGTGAGATAAAAATGCACATAAACTActgaatttgataaaaaaaattaatttaatttgataattggCAAGCCAAGCTTCAGCTCAAGTTATTAGTCAAGCTAAATTCAgacttattaatattttattctatcAGCTTGCAAGCTTTATCCaacttttagtatttttttacattactaaattacattattactcttaatatatattattaacttcAAACTTAATTATCTAATCAAACATAAGCTCGAGTATAAAAATTGGTAAACAAACTTAAtcttaaataaattgattatatCTCAAGCAAGCTCAAACTTAAAAATTGATGCTCAATCAATATCAAATCACATTTGAGCACCGAATTTCTAGTCAAGTTCAAGCTTGACAATATTCTAACTTGGCTTGGCTTAATTACGCCGGTAATCAAAGTTAATTGTTGATGAACATTTAACTGCATGATTTCATGTAATGGTTAAAGCCTAAAAGATTGCACCCATGGGTGTTTCTAAGCATGGACAATTGCTGTCAAAAATCGAGCAGCCATTCTCAATGGTACACCTTTTTAACAGCCAGATTTGGCTCCTTGAGCACCACATGTGAAGTTCATACGAATTTCATGCAGAATTATTTACcgtttctaagttttttttttaactaaatgaACCTGATATGCAGTCAATGTTATATGATGACAGATAATGATGGTCAACGCTGAATGAAGATCTTAAATACAAAAATGCACGTGAGAATGATCAATGTACATGAATAGATTTCAACCAATAGTTCGTACCAACAGCTAAAGCTAATATTTAGCTTTGCTTGTTGTTCGTGGCAGCCCCATGGGGTAGTCCGGGTTCCCAGCCAGGCATGGGCACGCATGGACTCACACAAGGGCCAATCTGCTTTTGCACGCCTCTCGGCGTATGCTGCAATGCAGATGTTTTGTTAACATTTTCCACTCCTATTTCGGTTTGTGGATTCACGATAGGAGTAACCAGGTTGTTGCCTGTGAAACTGTTGTCTAGTCTCGGGTGATGGATGGGAGCAGCAATGTCAGGAACTGGTTGGTGAAATAGCTTACTAGTGTTCGGCGGCAATGGCATGGAACCTGTGGATGATTCCAATGGGCTGCTAACAAAAGGCACGGGTACACTAGGTACACTGGGCCTAGATAGAAGAACGGGGTTAAGGCCAGTCACTCGCTTAACTGTTTCTTCAGCCATTTTGACCtgaaaatttcagaatacaacaATCAAAACCTGACAACCCGGAAATAAAGTTTACACGGATCATAAACAATAGTGACTTTTAGCAAGAAGTAAAATAGTTAAAAAGAACTATAATACTCTTGCAGCAGTTTCAGGCATAAAGATGCATGATTGTGTTTCACAGTTGGCAACAGTCCAAACACTGACATTAGCATCTGATGTCCAAGATGGTAACTTCGGTGCATTAACTAACACACGAGACCATGTCAGTATTTGTTGTATAAATTTAGATAGACAGACAAATCATGAACAATTTAAGTATAAGGACAGTTGAACACACCATAGAAGTAACAGTGTGTCAGTACTGGACATGTCCAGCAGATTCCTGAAATGAAGCACATATAAATCGCCAATAACCAAATTAATCCCTCTTCGCCGAGAGATTTGCTGCTAATATATTCTGCAAGCACATTTACAGCTAAATCCTTCAATTTTAGATGATGAAGGAATTTGAATTGCCCATGGCTTTTCAAATTTTGCCACAGACTAATCTTCACAAACTTCTGGTGTCACAATAACATAATCTCCTGTCATTTATTTGGAAGTAAGTTTTCAACTTTCAGGAGGACCGTATATTAACTAATTGCAGAGTAACTCTACCAGGATAAGAAAATGCAACTTGGACAAGGATGATGGCTTGCTTACCTTTGCTCTTAATGTCTCAATATCAGCCTTCAGAATTCTATTGTCAACGGCAGCTTCATCATACTTGTGATTCATGTCAGTTAGACGCTTAAGTAATGAGGAATGCTCAGCTCTTAATTGACCAACCTAAGGAAAAAAACACTTGCAGTATAAAACAAGACAGCAAAACAGAGTGCATGAGACCATAGGAGAAACGGGGAATGATGTGGCAAAACCTGTGTTTCAAGTTCATTCATTTGTGCTTGCTTTCTTCTTCTAGAGCGTCTGGCTGATTCTCGATTTGACCGCATTCTGGGGCATCACCAAAATACAATTAGTTAAAGGCAACATTGTGATTGCATAAAATTTGAGTGAATTAATTCATTCATGCATCTGGTAGTTAGGAAGTGACATGCACAAGTTCTATTTGCTAAATGAATATTTGATCCTGTCCAAGATAACTAATTGGTTCTTATAGCTGTTACTTAAAAACTAGTAAAGAAAATACATCACTAAGATTAAGACTGAGGAAAAGAGATAAACAAAAGGAAAGTAAACACAGTAAGCAAAAGAGAATAATAAACAGAACAGATACCATTTCAAACACCTCAAACCAATCACCAATACAACAAAACAATACAAAACATGAGTACCTCCTAGCACGCTTTGCATCAGCCGGATCCATGTTTTCGGTGGTTTCAGTATCTCCTTCAAGTTCACCATCATCTGAATCTTCTCTTGATGACCCACTTGTGGCTTGCCTCATTTGTGTCCCTGATTTTTTTTGTGTAGTTGAAACAGCCGAAATACCAGCATCAGGTTCACCCTGTTCCTGTGTCTTTGAGGAACCTACAATGATAGAATTTGTATTAAAAGATCAGCAAGATTTAATGGTAAGTAGTTACAGGAAGAGGAGATATTAAACAAAGAGCTATAAGCTTCTTTAGTATATCGTTTACTGTTCAGATCTCAGAAAATGTGAAGAAAAAGTAGGAAGTTAAATGAagtgaagaaaaatgaaatataaacaGAATGTTGCTTGCCTTGTTTGAATGCCTACATAAAGTTTATTGGAAACTAATAAACTTTATGAAAATATGGTAAACCAAGTTAATTCCATTTTATATATCCCtccatcaatttctcattttccttTCACTCTTCCGCAAAACATAAATTGGAGAATGAATTGCATTATACTTAATGAAAACATGGACTACTACTATTCTTAAGTATAATCATGCATGATACATGCAAGACAGCTGCTGCAACAACAAAGAACAAAACAAACATTGCTGGAGTTAACTTAGAAGGAAGCAAACTGCATAAACATTCACGTCATGCATTCTGCCACTAGCCTTCCCCAACAAATCAGATTAGATGAAATACATTCAACTCAATCCCACATAGACTTGTTCTAGTACATCAAGGAGTTGACTGCCATATACAAAGTTCTTTCTATCTAAAGTTATTGTTTAAAGGTTGCAACCTAATATTGCAACAACACAAGCTTATAAACAAGACGCTGTTAATCATCTGATATTTGACTATTAGTGGCTTACCACCAGAACTCTAATATTTAATTTCAGAAAGTGAGAAACCTTCGTTAACTCTCAAAATACAAGTATCAGTAAGAAAAAAATGTTCTACACTGACTAAAACGCAATCTAACTATTGCTAAGGATTAAAAAAAGCACCTCTGAAGTGAGTCGAATTAGCATGCATAAAATTTTCCTAGTTgagcaaatgaaaataaaaaacagaTGAAAAATATAAGAATCTAATTGCAGAAATCGTATGCTGATTTTtctttataaagaaaaaaaaattctctaaggAATTGCA is a window of Gossypium hirsutum isolate 1008001.06 chromosome D08, Gossypium_hirsutum_v2.1, whole genome shotgun sequence DNA encoding:
- the LOC107940232 gene encoding basic leucine zipper 25 isoform X1 — protein: MVERQEKQDQTQIANRRGKKISLKTMNSVFSVDDFSDPFWVASATGAAAGMSRSQSEWALEKFLEEFSGAGAAIQGSRAGENVIGTSLAAPQAPVSKSENGDGDGGAVEVKKPNNLNPPPSDSTPTVPIDADEYRAILKNKLHQACAAVALSRASAVKAEGSSAQAENQALQSGSYVQGSSKTQEQGEPDAGISAVSTTQKKSGTQMRQATSGSSREDSDDGELEGDTETTENMDPADAKRARRMRSNRESARRSRRRKQAQMNELETQVGQLRAEHSSLLKRLTDMNHKYDEAAVDNRILKADIETLRAKVKMAEETVKRVTGLNPVLLSRPSVPSVPVPFVSSPLESSTGSMPLPPNTSKLFHQPVPDIAAPIHHPRLDNSFTGNNLVTPIVNPQTEIGVENVNKTSALQHTPRGVQKQIGPCVSPCVPMPGWEPGLPHGAATNNKQS